Within Coffea arabica cultivar ET-39 chromosome 4e, Coffea Arabica ET-39 HiFi, whole genome shotgun sequence, the genomic segment CATGCATGTTCTTCAACGTTTCGATCTTCGTAATTACTCTGTTAAATGCAGAGTTCCCAATCACCAGGTTTTTGTTTTTACTAGTATTTGAATAATGGTAACTATCATGCTAGTGTATTCTGCAGTCAAAGGAggaatttcaatatttaattcGGTTTTCTTGTATGAGAAAAATAAAGAATTCTTTAGAGATTCATGTTCTATTCTATAACAGAAACGGTATAGTGTGAATTTTTTTGGTCAATATATAATGTGAATCATTTGAACAGGGCATTTGTACTTGGATagatttttccttattttccttctttttttaattCGGGGTAGAGGGCTTTCACTTAAAATCAAGTGTTCAATTGACATTTGTTAAAATAGAGTGTAAGCgataatattttcaaaaaatagcaTTAAGTTGGGAAAGTGTATAAATAGAAAGAAGACAAAAATTAAAAGTGTGCATATTATATATGGGGTTACGAGTGATTTTAGTATGCTAAGTAGACATTCGCACGGATTAAGAACCGATGATTCCAATTTTTTTGAAAGGTGTAATCTAAATCGGCCCTTATAGAGATGGTTAGGGTTATGGTTCTTGAACCTCCGATTCCGGTTATGGTTTCGATTTCTTCTGATTATGGTTCCAATCCTTTTAGTTATGTTTAAAAACTTGTTGTTATAAATTTATTCTAAGAAAATAGGACAATGaatgttaaaaaatttttttattgtattatctagtgcaaggaaaaagaaaagatgatgcaaaatttgtgaaaaagtaTCTCATTGTTGATGAGATTAGATTGGTCTTGGATTTAAATTAGATATGAAGTATAAATTTACTAATGAAATGGGACAATGGGTTGTCGGGTTAGAATTGGAATTGCTAGTATTAGATGCTGATTATTGATATTAAACTCTAAATTGGCTAAATAGATTTAAGTAGCAAATGTTTTTTTTAGATGATTTGAACCGATTGTAAACCGTTAGTTTCGATTccaatttaaaattttggtaaatttgaacTTAAATCTTTAGTCACAGTTATGGTTCCGGTTCCAATTTCTAAAACCCAATTTCAATTCCTGTTCAATAAACCGCCAAATAAACTTCGATCCGATTCTAGTTCAAACTTAAACGGTGGCCACCTCTAAAACTAATGCCCTTAAAATAACCCTTCCACTTATGTTGTACACATGGATTGCTTTATTCCATGGAGTGATGGTTGAAGTAAATTTCTATAGGTCTTTCAATTGCTGTACAAATAACAAATATTCTTTAACAACTTAAACCCTCATTTCCCATGGATGTGTTACAAGATATTTACCAACTTCTCCTTGTTATAATCATGAGAATTCTACGGAAACTTTCATTGGACCGTTTTATTGGTGTCTTATTTGTTGCGAGTTGTAGTTCAAAATTATGTTATTCCTATTTGTCATACTGTAATTTAGTTGTCACTCTATGTTAGTTGTGATACTCTTGTTACCACACTAATactccacaaaaaaaaaaaaaaaatttaattatttgcttttgataATGAGAGTCTTTAGCTGTATtcaatcaaattaaaatttaactgaaaaaaaggggaaataaaagaAGATTCTTGGCCACCAAGAACAATCTTTGTCATGCATGCATGGCGGCAGACAGGCCCAAAACACCCGTATCTTCCATTTCACAGGTCTTTCATCTAATATTGTGACTCAACAAAGAGAACCATATTCAACCTTTTAACTGTAACTTTGGATACTACAGTCTTTAGCTTATAAATTTGAGTTTCCCTAAGCACTGGTTCCTCTGAGTAACTACATTGTTTTTTAACcacgaataaaaaaaaaaaggtgcttgTTGGAACCTTATCTTTGACTTGGTTTGGACTTCGGACTGTCTATAAAGCCAGAGTTCTTTCACATGCTTCCTCTCCGTTCTTTTTGCTCAACGACAACATCCAAAAAGctagaaaagaaacaagaaatggTGTCAACAAGTTTCAGGCATTTTGTGCTTGCAATCATGGTCCTTCTGCTAGCCACGAAGGCTTGTGATGCAAATAGTGATGAAGGTATTTTTCCTCCTTGTCCTTCATTAATCTAATTTCCATTTATCAAGTTCTCTTGCACAAGAAAGTTTACgcattttttttcacttttttttggcACTTTATAGGTTTCAAGAAAGTTGAAGCTGAGGCTGGAAATGGAATTATGCCGCCAGGAGGAAAAGAAATGCACAATGCAAAGGTAATTATTATACTAGAAATTGTTTTATGTCCAaatttggttacttgtttaattgtctACAAGAAAATTTGGGTTTGGAACTTGTTGAACTTAGGATTCTATCATAATCTTTTTCAGGAAATTTACAACGCTGGTCCCAGAGTTGCTGCAGATACTAGTGGTAAATTTGGAGGAAGAAAAATGATGCTTGAGATAAAGGGATTGAGTAATGAAGTGAAGAAAGAGGAAACCAAGAAGACCAGTGAAGAAGCTTCAAAGATTTCAGGTGCAAGTTCCGTTGGAAATAGTAAGCATACATGGAAGGGGAAGTTGAGCATGCAAAGTAAATTGAGTAGTAGAAGTGTCAATCATCATTTGAAGGTTAACATGGGTGGTTTTATGGCTCTCAATGCCGATTATCATATGGCAAAAACGCATCCACCTAGGAATAACTGAGGATACTGAAGATACTGAGGATAGGGAAATTTTGCCTTTTATCCCCCTCATGTTGCAATTTTGTTGACAAATTAGTAGATGCAGTACCGATAGGAAATGAAAGTATACTTGTATGTATTTGCCAATAGAATTTTAACCCCTTCTCAAATTAATgaattttttcttctccttcgcAAGATAATTCTTGTTGCACTTATGAAATGATAAAGGTTATCTCCAGCCTCTTTATTTCCTTGTAAACTCATGAATGGATCTTATATACTTAATTGCTTTCTTGAATGAAACTAAGGGGTAGAAATGGATGTCTTGATTGTCACTGCCACTGTGTGTGCCTCAATCTTACAAAGCAAAACATACAAAAAACAACAATAAAGGCATCACATGACTGCTTATCTATGCACCAAGTAGTATACAAGATGCATGTAGAGCTAAAAAGAGTTACCTATATTCAGCTGAAGTAGCTGTCTTGTTATCTGCAGGAAGAAATGACAGGAGCAAAAACTTAAAGAAGTCGGCTGAGCGTTCTTTAACACAATCTTATAACCAGGTTTCAATCCTTCCATCGTGCAGTATAAAATTATCCATGGTTTTGTGTTCTTTATATCTACGAACGATGCTCGTCTTCTTTTTCACATGAACGTCTTTGCAGTATGACAGAAGACATTTGAAGGCCAATTCCAAGAATGAAGCAAGCTCAGAGACTGCAGTGACAAGGCCAAGTGATCTCCCTAAACCTGACCAACTCTGCTCCCAAGAATGTGCAACTGACTCAATTagttgcagctcaaaatgctcaTCAGTATCTAAAAGTTCAGTTTCAAAGAAATCAGATCAAGATCAAGATTCATTTCAGAATCTTGACTCTGAAAAACTGCTGAAGGCTGCAAGTCAGATTGTAAATTTGATGAATAAAGACTACCGAGGAGATGGAGGTCCTCGTCACAGATCCCCAATTAATAATCGTGAGCCTTTGCATTGAGGAATACTAGTGTCAGTGTAACAATATGCCATAGATTGGCTATGTGCATCATCTATACACACACAACTAACCCAGTTTTGTTTAGCTAATCTAGGGGACAAATACGTAGAAGGATATATTATTGTTCTGTTTTTTATACCATGTAACCAAGGATAGAGTAGCAACTCTCAGTACCAGTTTTAGACATGAAATGGTGTTttagcttcttcttttttctgccTTTGTATCCTTATCAGTAACGCAAAAGGTGGTATGTGTCTGAAAAGTTTTATCAATTGTAGCATCTGGAATTTGGGGTGACCCCAGTTGCAAATTATAATTCTGCTGAAAAATTTGCAGAAACTAAAGAGACATCAAGCAAAGCAGCAATGCAGATAGTaacagaatatatatatatatgtatatatatacagaaATAGACATCTGTCTTTCACTCCTACTTTACATATAGTTCAAGTAGGAGAAGCCCTATCAGCAATTGAAGATGCCAGTTAGACATTTCTGTTGGAACCATAAAAAGCTATCCACTCAAAAATTGCATGGCTGTAACAGATCAATAATTCAAAACCAACCTGCTGCTTTTAAGTATTGACATGCTTCGGCCTTCGTGAAATCTTTGCAACAGTCAAAGTTTCTCAAGCATGAACCATTTGAGACTAGATGAAATCCTGAGGAACAAGAGCAATATCCATACGAATATCAAGACCATGTCATGAAAATCCCTATGAAGTTTCAGCTTATTGAACAATTCCTCTAAATGTGACTTGAACAAACTTTACAACTCTGCCTGAACCCATGGTTTTCATGATTTGTTCTGTTATAACTGTATTAGAACTTAGAAGAGGGATATGAAGAATCACTATCCAAACTAGCCATCCTGTCCGATTTTGTTGTGCTGTTTGAATATTTCTCTTTGCGTTGCAACATCAGAACCCTACATGGCTAGATCCCTTTTACTGCCACAGCTAAGTACTTTCTTGGCCACGTCTAGGATAGGTGTTGTTTGCCCTGACATAGGCACGGGAAAGAGGAAATGATGTTCTCCATCGCCTTTGTAGTGGTATCCCTTTTCCAAGATATGGTGGGAATAGCTATGTTGTATCCAGTAGAGAGATTGCCTTTTGTTGTGGGGCAAATTTTTCTGAAGGATAGTGCTTATGCACGAAGTTATTCAAAGATTGATTTCCTAACATTCATGAAGGCCTAAGCACCTTTGTACATGAAAGCAGGTGCATTGCTATTCAATTTTTGGTGTAAGGAGCTGTTGTGATCCACACGGGCTAGGTCTCACAGTTTCAACAGGTACGGCATATCTTTGTTATCTTCAATTGCAGACAGGACCTTACTTGAACTGCTTAATTTCCCTTTCAAAGAAAATTATCTGTTCCAAGATGCTGTTACTAATGCATTGCTGCATTGCATGACTCATTCCTGGTAAGGGGAGATGCTCTTCTAGTCTCTTCAGTTTCTATGATGTTGCCACAGAATTACGAGTAGCAATCTGGGGTCAGTCTACATACATACCAGTTGCTACGGTTGACAACTTCTCATGAAGCATACAGACTTTTGCCTTACTGGATTGCAGGTTTCTCCTGATTCAATTCCAACAAATTAAAGTGAATCACGTTTACCCTGAAGCTAATGGAAGTCCTGATCTTTTGGCAAAAATGGGCATCACATTTCAAGCTGCTTTTGTAATATCTAATTGTTGCCCTTTGGATTTATGTAATGTGTTGGATGAAGCCTTTAGGGGTGTTCATTACTGATTCTCGAATAAGATGTCACTGGAATAGTGTAGTGAACTAGTGATTTCATGTCAACTGATTTATGTTGTAAATGTTGTTGAGACCAGCTCTGGAAAGGACTCGAGGATAGATAAATGGTCACTCTAATATTGACCCGAGTTGTCacggtatatatatatatatatatatatatatatataaaacaaaaatttgaaaaaaaaaaaaaccttcacATTGTTCTTATAATCATTATGAACCAGCACCAGCTTTGTGATCCTCCGGCCCAATAATAGagtcattttttttcttgtaatgCAACTTTTATGGAACACATGATAATCATTATGTTTAGATTGAACGATATTCATGAGTTTATATATGTACCTTTTGAATTCAAATATTCTAAAGATAAATGTGTATTGGGATTTTAAAAAGTTATTTTTTCAAATGACAAAAGTTAATAGTAAGTGTTAAATTTGAAATGATGAATcttattttgaaatattaataAAGTGAAAACATGATATAACAATGGGACGAaatgagcatttttttttttatcgtatATTGATataaaaacaacaaagacaAAACAAAGGTCAAAAAACTTTGGCCATGATGAAGAAATATCGACTGTGTTTGTGTTTGGACAAGAGTTTATTGAAAATATATTCAATGTATATGAAAcaaaaaagttattaaaaacataaaagatatatttaaaaatataaatgtgatgcaaataaaaaatttttatgtaAATCCCAATACACCCTATCCCTTTTtctaaatccaaaaaaaaaaaaggaaaaggaaaacagggGTGCTCTTTATCCCTTGACAAAGTTACACGCAACCACCGGAGTTATCAATGCCGTGTGCTCTCGTAGAGCGTAAGGCCTGACGTTAATTGTTGAGACTGGATCATGAAGCCTACAAGTTGTCCTCTTCTTCCGccccaaaaaagaaagataCCTAAAGGATATCTATTTGTCGTCTCCGGAGCGACCTCAACGCATCCAGATCATTTAACCCAAATCGGCACAATACTGCAATTACTAAGCTAAGCTTCAAGAGGGAGATGTCCATCTCACCGAACCAAAGCCCCCATGTTCTCCTCTTTCCATATCCTACCGCAGGCCATATTATCCCCCTTCTTGATTTGGCCAACTTGCTCCTCACCAAGGGCTTAACCATCACCATTTTAGTCACACTACCTAATCTTGCCCTGCTTGATCCCCTCCTCTCTACTCATCCTTCCACTTCTATACAGCCCTTGGTTCTCTCTTTGCCAGAACTCGTTAATTCCTCAGGCGTCAACCTCGCTACTCAACTTCGGGCGACTACCCAACTCCGCGACCCCGTCCTTGAGTGGTTCCAGTCCCAGCAATCACCCCCAGTTGCTATCATATCTGATTTCTTCCTAGGTTGGACCCATCACCTTGCAGCTCAGCTCGGCGTGCCCCGCGTCGTATTTTGGCCATCGGGTGCCCATCATGCTTTAATCTTGCACCATCTGTGGCATAACCTGTCGGAAAAAATCAGCTCCATGAATGAAGATTCTATGATTTCCTTCCCCAATCTTCCAAATTCACCGGCGTATCCTCTCTGGCAAGTCGCCCAAATTATCACTGAATCGAAACCAGGAGAGCCCAACTGGGAATTCTTCAGGGATAATTTCTTGTCCAATGCAAGAAGTTGGGGCATAATTATCAATTCCTTCAGGGAACTGGAAGATACTTACATAAATCTGGTGAAAACGGAAATTCGTCACGATGAGGTTTGGGCGATGGGGCCGTTAGTcttatcttcttcttctactgCTACTGCGGGTGACACGTCAGCATTGTCGAACCGTGGTGGGTCCAGTGCGGTCCCACTCGACGAGGTGATGACCTGGCTTGATGACAAGGCGGATGACTCAGTTGTCTACGTGTGCTTCGGGAGTCGTGCTGTATTGACGAGTCAGCAAACGGATGCCCTGGCGGCTGCACTCGAGTGCAGTGGAGTCCATTTCATATGGTGCGCGAGGGAAGCACCCCAGAATAAAGGCCAAGTGTCGAGTGTTGATCAGAACAGTGCATTATTGCCTATGGAGTATGAAGATCGTGTGGCTGGGAAGGGGTTGATAATCAGAGGCTGGGCTCCACAGGTGGCAATCCTCAAACACAGAGCAGTAGGTGCTTTCTTGACGCACTGTGGGTGGAATTCAGTGTTGGAAGGTGTAGCTACTGGGGTGGTCTTGCTTACGTGGCCAATGGGTGCTGACCAATTTGCAAATGCTGGACTATTGGTTGATGAGCTTGGTTTAGCAATTCCAGCATGTTTGGGTGGACCGAAGGTGGTTCCGGACTCGACCAAATTGGCTCAGGTTTTTGTGGAATCGGTGAGTTTGGGTGGTCAGCCTAAGAGGGCTAAAGTTGTAGAGATGCGGGATGCTGCCTCCAGAGCAGTCCAAAATGGAGGAAGCTCGAGTAAAGATTTGGATGCTTTAGTTGAGCATTTGAGGGACCTTAGGCAGGAAAAATCATGATTGTTTGTTTCTTCAGAACAGAAATATAATGAGGGATGAGGTGCTGTAACATGAcgtagaaaaaaagaaaaaaataaagtgcTTAGCATGGTTCTTGAAATATGCATATTCGAATCTTGGGCATTAAATCCAACCTCTCATATCGTAGTTCTGCATTTGCCATGTTGTCAACCAAATTTCACCATACCACTTTAGCAGGGTCGTGCCAGAAACGCAAATTATGAGCTAGTACAAATCAAACCCAATCGGGTTTAATTTGAACTCAATCAAGTTTAGTGGAGTCTAAtcaagtttaaaaatttttaatttatataattttaaatgagGGACAAAATAGACATTTTATACTAATATGTGTGTTTTAAGCTCGATTGAACGCGACAAATTCTTGAACTTCACATATTAGGTTCAAATTTGACTCATCAAGCAGTTTTTCAAACTGTTCAAATTCAAGCTCGAATTTGATTAATGCAAGAGCAAACTCGTGAGTTATTTGATTAAAGTCGACTCATTTGCACCTGTAATCGGAGAATCAATAAATGTTAGTATGTGCGCTTGTATAGTTCGCCGCGCATAGGGACTCAAAGAGGAGAACTTTACTCAAAAAACGAAAATGAA encodes:
- the LOC113740626 gene encoding uncharacterized protein produces the protein MVSTSFRHFVLAIMVLLLATKACDANSDEGFKKVEAEAGNGIMPPGGKEMHNAKEIYNAGPRVAADTSGKFGGRKMMLEIKGLSNEVKKEETKKTSEEASKISGASSVGNSKHTWKGKLSMQSKLSSRSVNHHLKVNMGGFMALNADYHMAKTHPPRNN
- the LOC113740561 gene encoding flavonol 3-O-glucosyltransferase UGT89B1; the encoded protein is MSISPNQSPHVLLFPYPTAGHIIPLLDLANLLLTKGLTITILVTLPNLALLDPLLSTHPSTSIQPLVLSLPELVNSSGVNLATQLRATTQLRDPVLEWFQSQQSPPVAIISDFFLGWTHHLAAQLGVPRVVFWPSGAHHALILHHLWHNLSEKISSMNEDSMISFPNLPNSPAYPLWQVAQIITESKPGEPNWEFFRDNFLSNARSWGIIINSFRELEDTYINLVKTEIRHDEVWAMGPLVLSSSSTATAGDTSALSNRGGSSAVPLDEVMTWLDDKADDSVVYVCFGSRAVLTSQQTDALAAALECSGVHFIWCAREAPQNKGQVSSVDQNSALLPMEYEDRVAGKGLIIRGWAPQVAILKHRAVGAFLTHCGWNSVLEGVATGVVLLTWPMGADQFANAGLLVDELGLAIPACLGGPKVVPDSTKLAQVFVESVSLGGQPKRAKVVEMRDAASRAVQNGGSSSKDLDALVEHLRDLRQEKS